One genomic region from Campylobacter sp. RM5004 encodes:
- the lptA gene encoding lipopolysaccharide transport periplasmic protein LptA translates to MYRKIVIVLFFVSSLLAQKIEINAKLFEGSKDNQTGVFSKDVSIKQGNDFLNCQVLTIKTNKDNKISSYEARNVTSFSITMADSVFKGRADKIFYDVNKNSYELSGNVKIKENNKELVADYIYINQKDGTYKVKSNKENKPVKLIFEIAK, encoded by the coding sequence ATGTATAGAAAAATAGTTATTGTTTTATTTTTCGTATCTAGTTTATTGGCGCAAAAAATTGAAATAAACGCAAAGTTATTTGAAGGCAGTAAAGATAATCAAACAGGTGTTTTTAGTAAAGATGTTAGTATAAAACAAGGCAATGATTTTTTAAATTGTCAAGTTTTAACAATAAAAACAAATAAGGATAACAAAATCTCAAGCTATGAAGCAAGAAATGTTACAAGCTTTTCAATTACTATGGCTGATAGTGTTTTTAAGGGTAGGGCTGATAAGATTTTTTATGATGTAAATAAAAACTCTTATGAGCTAAGTGGCAATGTAAAAATCAAAGAAAATAATAAAGAACTAGTAGCTGATTATATATATATTAATCAAAAAGATGGAACTTATAAAGTTAAGAGTAATAAAGAAAACAAACCTGTTAAATTAATATTTGAGATAGCAAAATGA
- the lolA gene encoding LolA-like outer membrane lipoprotein chaperone, producing the protein MDIKKIFLLCAFSIFAFAFKIDNINYNSFKADFTQVVVDTSNKTLIYEGKFYYKNDKSLWQYLNPDEKRVYINKEKVVVIDDDLEQVVISKEEIDLENILKNVVLDKKDKNTLIYKANYQNVIYYVKVLNDVLTNISYKDELDNQVSIDFTNTKINTDLEDSLFKYEIPNNYDIIR; encoded by the coding sequence ATGGATATTAAAAAAATCTTTTTGCTGTGTGCTTTCAGCATTTTTGCATTTGCATTTAAAATTGATAATATAAATTATAATAGTTTTAAAGCTGATTTTACTCAAGTTGTAGTTGATACTTCTAATAAGACTTTAATATATGAAGGAAAATTTTATTATAAAAATGACAAAAGCTTATGGCAATACTTAAATCCTGATGAAAAGCGTGTTTATATAAATAAAGAAAAAGTTGTTGTTATAGACGATGATTTAGAACAGGTTGTGATAAGTAAAGAAGAGATTGATTTAGAAAATATATTAAAAAATGTAGTTTTAGATAAAAAAGACAAAAATACTTTGATTTATAAAGCTAATTATCAAAATGTGATTTATTATGTTAAAGTCCTTAATGATGTTTTAACAAATATTAGTTATAAAGATGAATTAGATAATCAAGTAAGTATTGATTTTACAAATACTAAAATTAACACCGATTTAGAAGATAGTTTATTTAAGTATGAAATCCCAAATAATTACGATATTATAAGGTAG
- a CDS encoding DUF1561 family protein has product MKKIFILFALSLTLFAQSVAQNRANKIQDARLFVKAWDGNVFCLGPKIVGDRTLLAMLPCKDVRTSRYDLYKRLAFRFNDNWLCASLSDDMKRNRKTSDYVELKPCILNDDSQWFNIKDEFSLSAYPKTKITEKNFLVVATNNNFGNKLNIFKEVMKEWLEATPPPVNYALKTPIYFLNQTGYKVERFYLNKNGASKTPFNFYYDTFTGKIAVYNPKSASFECLESNLNNKDFTFIGFKKCNFEERVSKFAWNFNLFENSFIVDSKNNLLDVARGGDFGKLFIVTKKYYKENLAASKQSNGQFFFDSSVYQIRNYNAKNATFSANKCGNERIFKRDIRSDALANFNPLLANWKDRLLRIARSTDSSGDSSGLCGICMLQTYEIISLLTHAYVENPDLESSNIGLLFDYADHTSPFISFQRHNPASYNSMQEALGLWGGELVFGESLYSRGVRAMWALTSGVLPWLEWSLSSISEEGEIDNQLRRLFSAPLGSLFIGLLNLENGRAHAVPIIATNAGIVVIPTNAENITEEEFSSLITPSTSVYNLRASLNAHARYNITGLTLIGLVGSRESELGGVLNQYDCTGDGNHRRGNGNFLNPNNANACGFGRCDLMEVDFTFSS; this is encoded by the coding sequence ATGAAAAAGATTTTTATACTTTTTGCTCTAAGCCTTACGCTTTTTGCACAAAGTGTAGCACAAAATAGAGCAAATAAGATTCAAGACGCAAGACTTTTTGTAAAAGCTTGGGATGGTAATGTATTTTGTCTTGGGCCAAAAATAGTAGGAGATAGAACATTGCTTGCAATGTTGCCTTGCAAGGATGTTAGAACCTCAAGATATGATTTATATAAAAGATTAGCTTTTAGATTTAATGATAACTGGCTATGTGCAAGTTTAAGTGATGATATGAAAAGAAACAGAAAAACAAGTGATTATGTTGAGCTTAAGCCTTGTATTTTAAATGATGATTCTCAGTGGTTTAACATAAAAGATGAATTCAGTTTAAGTGCTTATCCTAAGACAAAAATTACAGAAAAAAACTTTTTAGTAGTTGCTACAAATAATAATTTTGGAAATAAATTAAATATATTTAAAGAAGTGATGAAAGAATGGCTAGAGGCTACTCCACCACCTGTAAATTATGCTCTTAAAACTCCGATTTATTTTCTAAATCAAACGGGCTATAAAGTAGAAAGATTTTATTTAAATAAAAACGGAGCTAGTAAAACGCCATTTAATTTTTATTATGATACCTTTACAGGAAAAATAGCTGTATATAATCCTAAAAGTGCTAGTTTTGAATGTCTTGAGAGCAATTTAAATAATAAAGACTTTACTTTTATAGGATTTAAAAAATGTAATTTTGAAGAAAGAGTTAGTAAATTTGCTTGGAATTTTAATTTATTTGAAAATTCTTTTATAGTAGATAGCAAAAATAATTTATTAGATGTTGCAAGAGGCGGAGATTTTGGTAAATTATTTATAGTAACTAAAAAATATTATAAAGAAAATTTAGCAGCTAGCAAGCAGTCAAATGGTCAATTTTTCTTTGATTCAAGTGTTTATCAAATAAGAAATTATAATGCTAAAAATGCTACATTTAGTGCTAATAAATGCGGAAATGAAAGAATATTTAAAAGAGATATTAGAAGTGATGCTTTAGCTAATTTTAATCCATTGTTAGCAAATTGGAAGGATAGACTATTAAGAATCGCAAGATCTACCGATAGTAGTGGTGATTCAAGTGGTTTATGTGGAATTTGCATGCTACAAACTTATGAAATAATTTCTTTACTTACTCATGCTTATGTTGAAAATCCTGATTTAGAAAGCTCTAATATAGGTTTATTATTTGATTATGCAGACCATACAAGTCCTTTTATCTCATTTCAAAGACATAATCCTGCATCATATAATTCAATGCAAGAAGCACTTGGTTTATGGGGAGGAGAGCTTGTGTTTGGAGAATCTTTATATTCAAGAGGTGTTAGAGCTATGTGGGCGCTTACTAGTGGAGTATTGCCTTGGCTTGAGTGGAGTTTAAGTTCTATTAGTGAAGAAGGAGAAATTGATAATCAATTAAGAAGATTATTTAGCGCTCCATTGGGATCTTTATTTATAGGATTATTAAACTTAGAAAATGGTAGAGCTCATGCTGTTCCTATCATAGCTACTAATGCAGGAATTGTAGTAATTCCAACAAATGCAGAAAATATAACAGAAGAAGAATTTTCAAGCTTGATTACTCCTTCTACAAGTGTTTATAATCTAAGGGCATCTTTAAATGCACATGCTAGATATAATATTACAGGCTTAACTCTAATTGGTTTAGTTGGTAGTAGAGAAAGCGAATTAGGTGGAGTGTTAAATCAATATGATTGCACAGGAGATGGTAATCATAGAAGAGGTAATGGAAACTTCTTAAATCCAAATAATGCAAATGCTTGTGGTTTTGGAAGATGTGATTTAATGGAAGTTGATTTTACATTTAGCAGTTAA
- a CDS encoding HAD hydrolase family protein produces the protein MIKLVILDVDGCLSDGKIIYSPKADLIKEFNVKDGAAILKAKELGMKFAIITGRSSDVVLNRAKDLGIDYVYCGIKDKLTCAKSLLEELNISFNEVAAIGDYYNDLDLLKAVFLPFIPNDGVRVFGRVLNTKGGTGCVHEMLEIIYKENNQTRQWLKC, from the coding sequence ATGATTAAATTAGTAATTTTAGATGTTGATGGATGTTTAAGTGATGGAAAGATTATTTATTCTCCAAAAGCTGATTTGATTAAAGAATTTAATGTAAAAGATGGAGCAGCTATTTTAAAGGCAAAAGAACTTGGTATGAAGTTTGCAATTATTACTGGAAGAAGTTCTGATGTTGTATTAAATAGGGCTAAAGATTTAGGAATTGATTATGTTTATTGCGGCATTAAGGATAAATTAACTTGTGCTAAAAGCTTGTTAGAAGAATTAAATATAAGCTTTAATGAAGTAGCTGCGATAGGCGATTATTACAATGATTTGGATTTATTAAAAGCTGTTTTTTTACCTTTTATACCGAATGATGGTGTTAGAGTATTTGGAAGAGTTTTAAATACAAAAGGTGGAACAGGTTGTGTGCATGAAATGTTAGAAATTATTTATAAAGAAAATAATCAAACAAGGCAGTGGCTTAAGTGTTAG
- the lptC gene encoding LPS export ABC transporter periplasmic protein LptC: MLFFIIIQKPYELDKMNYKLDFKSLEANDIIGYEIDTKLKTLAYAKQYYKIGNQDNLLDFEVKSLDKELSALKATKENDEIILENKVVFKDKEINLESDYVKYLKNQQILSSDTKTKATYNGSLINANSFKYDLKTQKLVLEEVNLCIEK, translated from the coding sequence ATGCTTTTTTTTATTATTATTCAAAAGCCTTATGAATTAGACAAGATGAATTATAAGCTAGATTTTAAAAGCCTTGAAGCTAATGATATCATAGGTTATGAGATTGATACAAAACTAAAAACTCTAGCCTATGCAAAGCAATATTACAAAATAGGCAATCAAGATAATTTATTAGATTTTGAAGTTAAAAGCTTGGATAAAGAATTAAGCGCTTTAAAAGCTACAAAAGAAAATGATGAAATAATTTTAGAAAACAAGGTAGTTTTTAAAGATAAAGAAATTAATTTAGAAAGTGATTATGTAAAATATTTAAAAAATCAGCAAATATTAAGCTCAGATACCAAAACCAAAGCCACTTATAATGGTAGTTTAATTAATGCTAATTCTTTTAAATATGATTTAAAAACACAAAAGCTTGTATTAGAAGAGGTAAATTTATGTATAGAAAAATAG
- the mrdA gene encoding penicillin-binding protein 2, translating into MRLKFVVFVILSFFILLIARVYWLSIYSNDYYEELALKNSTKEELIAPIRGAILDRNNTPLAVNQLGFSISLKPHLKQDDLNNTINKLQECLSDIDSEKITKIYKRENSYYNQDEIEIIDFIEYESLNKCYFKLNLDENILIKASFKRLYPYNSLASHIIGYVARANSDDMVSNDVVKVTKKIGKTGIEKYYDEILQGTPGKKVTKVNSINQEVEEIEFKKPIMDNDIKLTIDIRMQQFLDELFKNMSGSAVILNIEDGSILAAGSYPEYNLNPFVTGISQEEWDMMIQDLDHPFTNKIINGRYPPGSVVKMGVGLSFLQSGKIDASTTFTCAGTFNFGGRKFRCHNTNGHGVMDLKSAIRSSCDDYFYKGSLRVGIADISATLYKLGFGKKTDVDLPLESVGILPNKAWKSSRYNQPWYQGETLITSIGQGNFLATPMQVAVYTAKLASGYEIKPHFIDEINKEKIVFEKKDIFTPSEKQDLKYLRLGMFDVANNIKGTGYKPLLESKITLAAKTGTAQVVGISQSEKKRMKEENMEYYTRSHAWMNAYGPYEEPKYAVVVLVEHGMHGGATAGPIVAKIFNKLLELGYIDEKYIKAKK; encoded by the coding sequence TTGAGATTAAAATTTGTTGTATTTGTAATACTAAGTTTTTTTATTTTATTAATAGCTAGGGTTTATTGGCTTAGTATTTATAGCAACGATTATTATGAAGAATTAGCTTTAAAAAACTCAACAAAAGAAGAACTAATAGCTCCTATTAGAGGTGCTATTTTAGATAGAAATAACACCCCTTTAGCGGTTAATCAATTAGGATTTTCTATATCGTTAAAACCTCATCTAAAACAAGATGATTTAAATAACACTATTAATAAATTACAAGAATGTTTGAGTGATATTGACTCTGAAAAAATTACTAAAATTTATAAAAGAGAAAATAGCTACTATAATCAAGATGAGATTGAAATTATTGATTTTATAGAATACGAAAGCTTAAATAAATGCTATTTTAAGCTCAATTTAGATGAAAATATTTTAATAAAAGCTAGTTTTAAAAGATTATATCCATATAATTCTTTAGCAAGTCATATTATAGGTTATGTTGCAAGAGCAAATTCTGATGATATGGTAAGTAATGATGTAGTAAAAGTTACTAAAAAAATAGGAAAAACCGGAATAGAAAAATACTATGATGAAATTCTACAAGGAACACCAGGTAAAAAAGTAACAAAGGTTAATTCTATAAACCAAGAAGTAGAAGAAATAGAGTTTAAAAAGCCTATTATGGATAATGATATTAAGCTTACAATTGATATTAGAATGCAGCAATTTTTAGACGAATTGTTTAAAAACATGAGTGGTTCAGCTGTTATTTTAAATATTGAAGATGGCTCTATTTTAGCAGCAGGTTCATATCCTGAATATAATCTAAATCCATTTGTAACAGGCATTTCTCAAGAAGAATGGGATATGATGATACAAGATTTAGACCATCCTTTCACAAATAAGATTATAAATGGTCGCTATCCTCCAGGCTCGGTTGTAAAAATGGGTGTAGGATTATCGTTTTTGCAAAGTGGAAAAATTGATGCAAGCACGACTTTTACTTGTGCAGGGACATTTAATTTTGGCGGAAGAAAGTTTAGATGTCATAATACAAACGGACATGGGGTAATGGATTTAAAATCAGCTATTAGGTCAAGTTGTGATGATTATTTTTATAAAGGAAGCTTAAGGGTTGGTATAGCTGATATTAGTGCAACCTTGTATAAATTAGGTTTTGGTAAAAAAACAGATGTGGATTTACCGCTTGAAAGTGTTGGAATTTTACCAAATAAAGCTTGGAAAAGCTCAAGATATAATCAGCCTTGGTATCAAGGAGAAACGCTAATTACTAGCATAGGTCAAGGCAATTTCTTAGCAACTCCTATGCAAGTTGCTGTTTATACTGCAAAACTTGCAAGTGGATATGAAATAAAACCACATTTTATAGATGAAATTAATAAAGAAAAAATCGTATTTGAAAAAAAGGACATTTTTACACCTAGTGAAAAGCAAGATTTAAAATATTTGCGTTTAGGAATGTTTGATGTTGCAAATAATATTAAAGGAACAGGTTATAAGCCTTTGTTAGAAAGTAAAATAACTCTAGCAGCAAAAACAGGAACAGCACAAGTAGTAGGAATATCTCAAAGCGAAAAAAAGAGAATGAAAGAAGAAAATATGGAGTATTACACAAGAAGTCATGCTTGGATGAATGCTTATGGTCCTTATGAAGAGCCAAAATACGCTGTTGTTGTATTGGTTGAGCATGGAATGCATGGGGGCGCAACTGCAGGTCCTATTGTTGCTAAAATTTTTAATAAATTATTAGAACTTGGATATATTGATGAAAAGTATATTAAAGCTAAAAAATAA
- a CDS encoding glycosyltransferase family 25 protein, producing MKFFIINLEQDIEKREKITALCESFGLDYEIIPAVYGKALSEDEINELVAPIEEQLKYLRKPLNRGEIGCSLSHKKCYEEIVKRDLKEAIILEDDAEFNDDLVNFINYINNLPSDLDLLLLGHYWQQYRDDGYTINTPYSLRYKKEIGKWTIRKIIGRGNGTHGYYINKKGALKLLEKMKKIYIAADHYTSNTNYVNVYAIYPTIVNVDINFQSTINENSIKKRSKFGKIIKTIKQKILYFIPSLKKPKDYI from the coding sequence TTGAAATTTTTTATAATAAATTTAGAGCAAGACATTGAAAAAAGAGAAAAAATAACAGCCCTTTGCGAAAGCTTTGGGCTTGATTACGAAATAATACCTGCAGTATATGGTAAAGCATTAAGCGAAGATGAGATAAATGAATTAGTAGCACCAATAGAAGAGCAATTAAAATATCTTAGAAAACCATTAAATCGTGGAGAAATTGGCTGCTCACTAAGTCATAAAAAATGTTATGAAGAAATAGTTAAAAGAGATTTAAAAGAAGCTATTATTTTAGAAGATGATGCAGAATTTAATGATGATTTAGTTAATTTTATAAATTATATAAATAATTTACCTAGCGATTTAGATTTATTACTTTTAGGACATTATTGGCAACAATATAGAGATGATGGATATACCATCAATACTCCGTACTCATTAAGGTATAAAAAAGAAATTGGCAAATGGACTATTAGAAAAATAATAGGTAGAGGTAATGGAACACATGGGTATTATATAAATAAAAAAGGTGCTCTAAAATTATTAGAAAAAATGAAAAAAATTTATATAGCAGCAGACCATTACACTTCAAATACTAACTATGTTAATGTTTATGCAATTTACCCTACAATTGTTAATGTAGATATTAATTTTCAAAGCACCATTAATGAAAATAGTATTAAAAAAAGATCTAAATTTGGAAAAATTATAAAAACTATAAAACAAAAAATACTTTATTTTATTCCGTCGCTTAAAAAGCCAAAAGATTACATTTAG
- the secA gene encoding preprotein translocase subunit SecA, with protein sequence MFKSIAKCIFGTRNDRLLKAYKKRVSKINALEEKYQKLSDDEIKAEFNKLQNKVLENHENLDLVLEDVFAIVREVSKRTLGLRHYDVQLIGGMVLNDKSIAEMKTGEGKTLVATLPVVLNAMTKKGVHVVTTNDYLAARDANEMSAIYNFLGFSVGILVSNDHRNRKAIYDCDIVYGTNSEFGFDYLRDNMCFEATDKVQRNHYFVIVDEVDSILIDEARTPLIISGPTNRTLDGYIKANEVAKQMIRGVAPEDPKEKPSGDFIADEKNRTILITEAGISKAEKLFGVDNLYSLDNAILAHQLDQALKANNLFLKDTHYVVKDGEVMIVDEFTGRISEGRRFSEGLHQALEAKEGVKIQEESQTLADITYQNYFRMYEKLAGMTGTAQTEATEFSQIYNLDVISIPTNVPVIRKDLDDLIYKTQDEKFKAVVEEIKKANAKGQPVLVGTASIEKSELLHEYLKKAKIAHNVLNAKNHAHEAEIIKDAGKKGAVTIATNMAGRGVDIKITDEIRELGGLYIIGTERHESRRIDNQLRGRAGRQGDPGISRFYLSLEDNLLRIFGGDRLKAIFTKLKIAEGESIESSLVTRAVASAQKKVENLHFESRKHILEYDDVANEQRKTIYKYRNELLDANYDIDTKVEQNVAEYVDYLINNLHEISAENLIELFKNEINLELDIELLKTLNLEESKSVINNAILTMLKNKFSIVPDGERERIEKLLYLQVLDGAWREHLYQMDILKTGIGLRGYNQKDPLVEYKRESYNLFMELVERIKSESIKVLLIIQLRAQEEVIEEEQIISKKQSRNDLCACGSGKKYKDCCGKSGPKTGVFA encoded by the coding sequence ATGTTTAAAAGTATAGCAAAATGTATATTTGGAACTCGTAATGATAGACTTCTTAAAGCATACAAAAAAAGAGTATCAAAAATAAACGCACTTGAAGAAAAATATCAAAAATTAAGCGATGATGAAATAAAAGCTGAATTTAACAAACTACAAAACAAAGTTTTAGAAAATCATGAGAATTTAGATTTGGTATTAGAAGATGTATTTGCAATAGTTAGAGAAGTAAGTAAAAGAACTCTAGGACTTAGACATTATGATGTTCAATTAATAGGTGGTATGGTTTTAAACGATAAAAGCATAGCAGAAATGAAAACAGGAGAAGGAAAAACTCTTGTAGCAACCTTGCCTGTTGTATTAAACGCAATGACAAAAAAAGGTGTTCATGTAGTTACTACAAACGATTACTTAGCAGCAAGAGATGCTAATGAAATGAGTGCTATTTATAATTTCTTAGGATTTAGCGTAGGAATTTTAGTAAGTAATGACCATAGAAATAGAAAAGCTATTTATGATTGCGATATAGTTTATGGAACTAATAGTGAATTTGGTTTTGATTATTTAAGAGATAATATGTGTTTTGAAGCGACTGATAAGGTGCAAAGAAATCATTATTTTGTTATTGTTGATGAAGTTGATAGTATTTTAATTGATGAGGCTAGAACTCCGCTAATTATATCAGGTCCAACCAATAGAACTCTTGATGGTTATATTAAAGCTAATGAAGTAGCAAAGCAAATGATAAGGGGGGTTGCTCCAGAAGATCCTAAAGAAAAACCAAGTGGAGACTTTATAGCAGATGAAAAAAATAGAACTATATTAATCACTGAAGCTGGAATTTCTAAAGCTGAAAAATTATTTGGAGTTGATAACTTATATAGCCTTGATAATGCTATTTTAGCTCATCAATTAGACCAAGCTCTTAAAGCAAATAATTTATTCTTAAAAGATACTCATTATGTAGTTAAAGATGGCGAAGTAATGATAGTTGATGAATTTACAGGTCGTATTAGTGAAGGAAGACGCTTTAGCGAGGGACTTCATCAAGCATTAGAAGCTAAAGAAGGTGTAAAAATCCAAGAAGAAAGCCAAACTCTAGCAGATATTACATATCAAAATTATTTTAGAATGTATGAAAAATTAGCAGGTATGACAGGAACTGCTCAAACAGAAGCTACTGAGTTTTCTCAAATTTATAATTTAGATGTTATAAGTATTCCAACAAATGTGCCTGTAATTAGAAAAGATTTGGATGATTTAATTTATAAAACTCAAGATGAAAAATTTAAAGCCGTTGTTGAAGAGATAAAAAAAGCTAACGCAAAAGGACAACCTGTATTAGTAGGAACTGCAAGCATAGAAAAAAGTGAGCTTTTACATGAATACTTAAAAAAAGCAAAAATCGCTCACAATGTATTAAACGCTAAAAACCATGCTCATGAAGCAGAAATTATTAAAGATGCTGGTAAAAAAGGAGCAGTAACTATTGCTACAAATATGGCTGGTCGTGGAGTTGATATAAAAATTACCGATGAGATTAGAGAACTAGGTGGTTTATATATAATAGGAACAGAAAGACACGAAAGCCGTAGAATTGATAATCAATTAAGGGGTCGTGCGGGAAGACAAGGCGATCCTGGAATTTCTAGATTTTATTTAAGCCTTGAAGATAATTTACTTAGAATATTTGGTGGAGATAGATTAAAAGCAATTTTTACAAAGCTAAAGATTGCTGAAGGAGAAAGCATAGAAAGCTCTCTTGTAACTCGTGCAGTAGCAAGCGCTCAAAAGAAAGTTGAAAATCTTCATTTTGAAAGTAGAAAACACATACTTGAATATGATGATGTAGCAAACGAACAAAGAAAAACTATATATAAATATAGAAATGAACTGCTTGATGCAAATTATGATATTGATACAAAAGTAGAACAAAATGTAGCTGAATATGTTGATTATTTAATAAACAATTTACATGAAATAAGTGCTGAAAATCTAATAGAATTATTTAAAAATGAAATTAATTTAGAGCTTGATATTGAACTATTAAAGACATTAAATCTTGAAGAAAGTAAAAGCGTAATTAATAACGCAATTCTTACTATGTTAAAAAATAAATTTAGCATAGTGCCTGATGGCGAAAGAGAAAGAATTGAAAAATTATTATATTTACAAGTTTTAGATGGAGCTTGGAGAGAGCATTTATACCAAATGGATATTTTAAAAACAGGTATAGGACTTCGTGGATATAATCAAAAAGACCCATTAGTAGAATATAAAAGAGAAAGCTACAATCTATTTATGGAATTAGTTGAAAGAATTAAGAGTGAAAGTATAAAAGTATTATTAATAATTCAACTAAGAGCTCAAGAAGAAGTTATAGAAGAAGAGCAAATTATAAGCAAAAAACAATCAAGAAATGATTTATGCGCTTGTGGAAGTGGTAAAAAATATAAAGATTGTTGTGGTAAAAGTGGTCCTAAAACAGGAGTTTTTGCTTGA
- the yihA gene encoding ribosome biogenesis GTP-binding protein YihA/YsxC — MNIVSAKFLISCEKYFQTQEYDLSEIAFLGRSNVGKSSLINALANHKGLAKSSSTPGKTQLINFFEVTFADKKQLILIDLPGFGYARVSKDKKAAWNKNLNEFLQKRKEIKCFIHLIDSRHDNLDIDEGVFDYLQDFISEEQEYIKVFTKIDKLNQSEFSKLKAKYKDAIFVSSSNKKGIDKLQAKLYEYIK; from the coding sequence ATGAATATAGTAAGTGCGAAATTTTTAATATCATGTGAAAAATATTTTCAAACACAAGAATATGATTTAAGTGAAATTGCTTTTTTGGGTCGTTCAAATGTCGGCAAAAGCTCACTAATCAATGCTTTAGCAAATCATAAAGGCTTAGCAAAATCATCATCAACACCAGGAAAAACTCAATTAATTAATTTTTTTGAAGTTACATTTGCCGATAAAAAACAATTAATTTTAATAGACTTACCGGGTTTTGGTTATGCTAGAGTTTCTAAGGATAAAAAGGCAGCTTGGAATAAAAACCTAAATGAATTTTTGCAAAAAAGAAAAGAAATAAAATGCTTTATTCATTTAATTGATTCAAGGCATGATAATTTAGACATTGATGAAGGAGTTTTTGATTATTTACAAGACTTTATAAGCGAAGAGCAAGAGTATATTAAAGTATTTACTAAGATTGACAAATTAAATCAAAGCGAATTTTCAAAATTAAAAGCTAAATATAAAGATGCTATTTTTGTTTCAAGTTCAAATAAAAAAGGAATTGATAAATTACAAGCAAAACTATATGAGTATATAAAATGA
- a CDS encoding gamma carbonic anhydrase family protein, with amino-acid sequence MLIKYDNFYPKISSQVFIAYNSCIIGDTFIDENSSIWFGAVVRADVASIKIGKNTNIQDNSTIHVARALKDSEGKEISPKIDCIIGDNVTIGHNCIIHACTINSNVLVGMGSTIMDGANIGENSIIGANSLVTKNKTFPPNSLIQGSPAKLTRTLSEDEIQAIKNQALEYVELSKKYI; translated from the coding sequence ATGTTAATAAAATACGATAATTTTTATCCTAAAATTTCAAGCCAAGTTTTTATCGCCTATAATTCTTGCATTATAGGCGATACTTTTATAGATGAGAATTCTTCTATTTGGTTTGGAGCTGTTGTTAGGGCTGATGTAGCAAGTATAAAAATAGGTAAAAATACAAATATACAAGATAATTCTACAATTCATGTAGCAAGGGCTTTAAAGGATAGTGAAGGCAAAGAAATTAGCCCAAAAATTGATTGTATTATAGGTGATAATGTAACAATAGGACACAACTGTATAATCCATGCTTGCACTATTAATTCAAATGTTTTAGTTGGAATGGGTAGCACTATAATGGATGGTGCAAATATAGGAGAAAACTCAATTATAGGTGCTAATTCTTTGGTTACAAAAAATAAAACCTTCCCACCAAACTCACTTATACAAGGCTCACCAGCCAAGCTAACAAGAACTCTAAGTGAAGATGAAATACAAGCTATTAAAAATCAAGCTTTAGAATATGTAGAGCTTAGTAAAAAATATATTTAA